Proteins from a genomic interval of Channa argus isolate prfri chromosome 11, Channa argus male v1.0, whole genome shotgun sequence:
- the cux2b gene encoding homeobox protein cut-like 2 isoform X7, producing the protein MTPNTTPAARAPGSPQQSHQGRAEDREEKGEEEESADVSLADRLSKAKEKIKVLHSSLNTAQTELLDLRCKYNQEMTNKAEEVDAIMANLEKANQRAEMAQREVERLKEQLATTGNCHPAEGTSREKNEKGEVLPSQLEAALLAKDREILRLLENIQRLQFTLQEVQETSANQILELERQLAYKTEAIERLEAKLQSQMDYEEIKTELSILKVMKLASANGSSSQDSAKAAEALMLGKEAFLPSHKYLEEKVRILHSNADDDPPEDAGRESGRPPGSHSSSSQVDGHASPSPAPPTLDGSSSSHDVPRPFSVSPSSGDRLSGDHILHKQLLSPHFKKEGLMAFPTALYAAKVALMSANQGSVGAGSVDTGLPSDQSESGSSTAGDEDQLDTAEIAFQVKEQLLKHNIGQRVFGHYVLGLSQGSVSEILARPKPWRKLTVKGKEPFIKMKQFLSDEQNILALRTIQVRQRGSITPRIRTPETGSDDAIRNILEQAKKEIQSQRGGDGKPSLNSSSGRSSNGAGNSSDETIKSILEQARREMEAQQQALMEMEVCGRASTASSGAQVERLGPPERSRGLPLPISIKQEEGGCVTVCTANHISSPQTPLSVLSPAAFVQNIIRKVKSEIGEAGTYFDQHWSQERGPIGLGGGGNVRPFNSVSPSLSSSSSGPSSALPRMWPRLENGEGHSNSEEASAAEDELGLGRPVEVKLESDTSVSGESPGPSPGRLSYYPAYIPRALKPTVPPLTPEQYEMYMYREVDTIELTRQVKEKLAKNGICQRIFGEKVLGLSQGSVSDMLSRPKPWSKLTQKGREPFIRMQLWLLDQLGQSLSQPPNQVHAQDKSPVTAQSSPSPPPSPESHPSPLVEPVSLSLESSKENQQPESLGLGLPPHTEGGKSTPSLMTLHQSTNPLGIQELVAMSPELDTYVITKKVKEVLTDNNLGQRLFGETILGLTQGSVSDLLSRPKPWHKLSLKGREPFVRMQLWLNDPHNIDKLRAMKKMEKKAYLKRRYGLLSTGSDSDSPSTRSECVSPALASLELCPYSQVKKPRVVLGAEEKEALRKAYLLEPYPSQNTIEMLASQLNLKTNTVINWFHNYRSRMRREVLMEGLPDNDTDAEHRSYSPSVTRSPNSDGEERRLQQPSGHIHSSLPLNTALPHVKMEAIDREDEGEEGRESSIKQLRAHCFSTAAPFPQLNNDDSVTGCREPHLAGQSLRQEDGMGSQAQGLYPGTVSVDGPQRASQSRHEGDDAGKSPVDPVSFKASSEPCRSSLEVSLNSPSAASSPGLMMSVSPIPSSSAPISPSLPNPPATSTNHSLDPNQIPHFQSPKLNRSTQRRNEKMANLNNIIHRLERAANREETLEWEF; encoded by the exons GAGAAGAACGAGAAGGGCGAGGTGTTACCCTCCCAGCTGGAGGCCGCCTTGCTGGCTAAAGACCGCGAAATCCTCCGTCTTCTTGAAAACATTCAGCGGCTGCAATTCACACTACAGGAAGTTCAGGAGACATCCGCCAATCAGATCCTAGAGCTGGAACGCCAGCTGGCCTATAAAACAGAAGCTATCGAG AGATTAGAAGCTAAACTGCAATCCCAAATGGACTATGAAGAGATTAAAACTGAACTCAG tATCCTTAAGGTCATGAAGCTGGCTTCAGCAAATGGCAGCTCATCTCAG gatTCTGCCAAGGCTGCAGAGGCTCTTATGCTGGGTAAAGAAGCCTTTCTTCCATCTCACAAGTACTTGGAGGAAAAGGTCCGAATTTTGCACAGCaatg cAGATGATGATCCCCCTGAGGATGCAGGAAGGGAGTCAGGCAGGCCGCCTGGCTCCCACTCATCTTCTTCTCAGGTGGATGGTCATGCCTCTCCAAGCCCTGCCCCACCCACACTGGATGGATCCTCTTCTAGTCATGATGTTCCCCGTCCCTTTTCTGTGTCACCGAGCTCCGGGGACCGACTGTCAGGAGACCACATTCTTCACAAGCAGCTCCTGTCCCCTCACTTTAAAAAGGAGGGGCTCATGGCTTTTCCCACTGCCCTCTATGCAGCCAAAGTTGCCCTCATGTCGGCCAATCAAGGGTCTGTGGGGGCTGGCAGCGTTGACACTGGCTTACCCAGTGACCAGTCAGAAAGTGGCAGCTCGACTGCAGGAGACGAGGACCAACTCGATACGGCCGAGATCGCCTTCCAGGtgaaggagcagctgctgaaGCATAACATTGGCCAGCGTGTGTTTGGCCACTATGTGCTAGGCCTCTCCCAGGGCTCAGTTAGTGAGATTCTAGCAAGACCCAAACCCTGGAGGAAACTGACTGTGAAAGGCAAAGAACCTTTTATTAAGATGAAGCAATTCCTCTCAGATGAACAGAACATCCTAGCACTTAGGACCATCCAGGTCCGCCAAAGAG GGAGCATCACTCCGCGCATCCGAACTCCTGAAACTGGGTCAGACGACGCTATTAGGAATATCCTAGAGCAGGCCAAGAAGGAGATCCAGTCTCAGAGGGGAG GTGATGGAAAGCCATCACTGAACAGTTCATCAGGCAGAAGCAGTAATGGAGCAGGCAACAGCTCTGATGAAACCATAAAAAGTATCCTAGAACAGGCCAGGAGGGAGATGGAGGCCCAGCAGCAGGCCCTGATGGAGATGGAGGTATGCGGAAGGGCCTCCACAGCTAGCTCAGGAGCTCAGGTAGAACGCCTAGGACCACCGGAGCGCTCCAGAGGCCTACCTTTACCCATCTCCATCAAACAGGAGGAAGGGGGCTGTGTTACTGTGTGCACAGCCAACCACATCAGTAGCCCCCAAACGCCCCTCAGTGTGCTGTCCCCAGCTGCCTTTGTCCAAAACATCATACGTAAAGTCAAATCAGAGATTGGTGAAGCAGGCACCTACTTTGACCAACACTGGTCTCAAGAGCGGGGACCCATTGGGCTTGGTGGTGGAGGTAACGTTCGGCCCTTTAATTCAGTTTCCCCTTCCttgtcttcctcttcctctgggCCCTCCTCTGCCTTGCCCAGAATGTGGCCTCGCCTAGAGAACGGTGAGGGTCATTCAAACAGTGAGGAGGCCTCTGCAGCTGAGGATGAGCTGGGGCTGGGCCGGCCAGTGGAAGTGAAGTTGGAGTCAGACACATCTGTAAGCGGTGAGTCCCCAGGGCCCAGTCCAGGACGCCTTTCCTACTACCCTGCGTACATCCCACGTGCCCTAAAGCCCACTGTGCCACCGCTGACTCCAGAGCAGTATGAAATGTACATGTACCGGGAGGTGGACACCATTGAGCTGACCAGGCAGGTGAAGGAGAAGCTGGCAAAGAACGGCATCTGTCAGAGGATCTTCGGTGAAAAG GTGCTGGGGCTTTCTCAAGGCAGCGTGAGCGACATGTTGTCTCGGCCTAAACCCTGGAGCAAGCTAACTCAGAAAGGCAGGGAGCCCTTCATCCGCATGCAGCTGTGGCTACTGGACCAGCTTGGCCAGAGTCTCAGCCAGCCCCCCAACCAGGTCCATGCTCAGG ATAAAAGCCCAGTGACAGCCCAGTCCTCGCCCTCTCCACCGCCTAGCCCAGAGAGCCACCCAAGTCCACTGGTAGAGCCTGTCAGCCTCTCCTTGGAAAGCAGCAAAGAGAACCAGCAACCTGAAAGCCTCGGGCTAGGGCTGCCCCCCCACACAGAAGGTGGCAAGTCAACTCCCAGCCTCATGACACTGCACCAGTCCACAAACCCACTCGGTATCCAGGAGCTGGTGGCGATGTCTCCAGAGCTGGACACCTACGTCATCACAAAGAAGGTCAAAGAGGTGCTAACAGACAACAATTTAG GCCAGCGTCTTTTTGGGGAGACCATACTGGGTCTGACTCAAGGCTCAGTGTCTGACCTACTCTCCAGGCCCAAACCATGGCACAAACTAAGCCTGAAAGGAAGGGAGCCATTTGTCCGCATGCAGCTATGGCTCAATGATCCTCACAATATAGACAAGTTGAGGGCTATGAAGAAGATGGAGAAGAAAG CGTATTTAAAAAGGCGGTATGGGCTGCTGAGCACTGGCTCAGACAGCGACTCACCAAGCACTCGTTCTGAGTGTGTGAGTCCAGCCTTGGCCTCCCTGGAGTTGTGCCCTTACAGTCAGGTGAAGAAGCCTCGGGTTGTCCTGGGAGCCGAGGAGAAAGAAGCGCTGAGGAAGGCCTACCTCCTGGAACCCTACCCCTCTCAGAACACCATTGAGATGCTGGCCTCCCAGCTCAACCTTAAAACCAACACTGTCATCAACTGGTTCCACAACTACAG gtcTAGAATGCGACGGGAGGTGCTAATGGAGGGCCTACCAGACAATGACACAGATGCTGAGCATCGCAGCTACTCTCCTTCTGTGACGCGAAGCCCTAACTCtgatggagaggagaggaggctgCAGCAGCCCTCAGGACACATCCACTCCAGCCTTCCTCTTAATACCGCACTGCCTCATGTCAAAATGGAGGCAATAGACAGGGAAGATGAGGGTGAGGAGGGAAGGGAGAGCTCCATAAAACAGTTGAGAGCTCATTGTTTTTCCACAGCAGCACCTTTCCCTCAGTTGAATAACGACGACTCCGTTACTGGCTGTCGTGAGCCCCATTTGGCTGGTCAGAGCCTGAGACAGGAAGATGGTATGGGCAGCCAGGCTCAAGGGCTGTACCCTGGAACAGTGTCTGTAGATGGCCCACAGAGAGCCAGTCAGTCCAGGCATGAAGGGGATGACGCCGGAAAGTCACCTGTAGACCCGGTTAGCTTCAAGGCTTCGTCAGAGCCCTGCCGCAGCAGCCTGGAGGTCTCCCTTAACTCCCCCTCTGCTGCATCGTCACCCGGCCTCATGATGTCAGTCTCCCCCATCCCTTCCTCTTCCGCTCCAATATCGCCCTCGCTACCAAACCCACCTGCAACAAGCACCAATCACAGCCTGGACCCTAACCAGATCCCTCACTTCCAAAGCCCCAAACTCAACAGAAGCACTCAGAGACGCAATGAGAAAATGGCCAACCTCAATAACATCATCCACAGGCTAGAGAGAGCAGCCAATCGAGAAGAAACACTGGAATGGGAGTTTTAA